The following is a genomic window from Thalassoroseus pseudoceratinae.
CGTCCAGACAAACCGTGGCTGAACGGTCTGCCTCGGCTGATCTTCGTCAGTGACATGTCGGATGCGCTCTCGAAGGTCGTGACGTTCGATTACCTGATGGACGAAGTGATCGCCAACGTCAGCAGTGAGCCGGGGCGACGACACCACTGGCTCTGGCTGACCAAACGCCCGAAGCGCATGGCCGAGTTCTCGGCGTGGCTCAGGGAGCGTGACATCGAGTGGCCGTCCAACGTGTGGGCAGACACAAGTATCACCAACCAGAAAACGACCAGCCGCATCAAGCACCTGCTCGGCGTTGGCGATGAGGGCACGATCCGTTTTCTTTCCGTCGAACCGCAGGTCGAGGAGATCGACCTCAAACAGTGGTTGCGGCAGGTGGACTGGCTCATCCACGGCGGCGAGTCTGGTCACGGCGCACGGCCATTCAACCTGCGATGGGCAACCGACCTGATCGAGCAATGTCGTCGCCACGATGTTGCCTACTTCCTAAAGCAGTTGGGCAGTCACGTCGTCGATGGGGCAAAGCGGCTCGGCTTCGAGGACAACCACGCAGGCGATTGGAAGCAATGGCCCAAGAGCGTGCGAGTGAGGGAGATGCCGAAGCTCTGACTATATCGTGCAACGACGCTCAGAACCGCCGAATTTCGCCATTACAAAATTAACAGTGTTTGTAATGGCAGTGCTTTTCGAAATCTTCAATCGCTTTTTCTTAATTCGCATCTTCTTAGATCACAGTCAGTTACGGCGACTCGTGTTTTGGTTTGCTTTACAAGCCCAAAAATGCCGCCGTACTAATACTCGTAATCAACGACACCTTCCCGAGTCCGATTTCCACATTCCAGTTTCCAGAAAAGTTGGAAATCGGAATTCAGTAAAAGGAATACAGCATGACAACTCACGTCCGCAGCGACCCTACTCCAATCGAATCGCTGAATGGCCGCATTCAACTCATTAGAGACCGAGTGAAGAGTGTCGCCCTTCGCTATCACACGGCCTGCTACCTCGTTGGTAGACCCGGCACTTCCAAAACGTTCACGGTCATGGAAGAACTCAAACATCTGGGCGAGCCATTCGCCTACCGCAACGCACGAATGACTCCCATGGGGTTGTTCGACTTCATCGCCGAGCGCCCTGAGCATGTACTCGTTCTCGACGACATTGGCTCGCTGTTCAAGAGCGACCAAGCGATGCAGATTTTGATGGCCGCAACCAGTGGCGATCCGAGCAAGCCACGGCGTGTCACCTACAAATCCAAGGACAAGCAGCACGACGTAGAGTTCTCAGGAGGCATCATCGCCATCAGCAACGTGGCCCTCCGTCACGATCCGCTGGCTCGTGCATTCGGTAGCCGAGTCGTCGTCTTGGAGCATGAACCGACCGACGAGGAGATCGGTGCGTTCATGCAGCATCTTGCCGCCGAAGGACATGGCGACCTGTCACCCGAAGAATGCCTCGAAGTCGCAGAGTTTGTGATCGAGGAGACAAGGGAGCATGACCGACGCCTCGATCTAAGGCATCTCACGAAGGCGTGGCAAGACTTTCGCCAACATCGGGACGGTTTCACGGGATGTTCGTGGCGAGAACTCGTGCGGACGAGCCTTCAGAAAACCGTGTGCTTGGAACAGGAGTGTCTTTCCAAGGCCGAGCGAATTGAATTGGATCGCCAGCGAGTTCAAGAAGCACTCAGCATGTTTCCAGATGACACTAAGCGTCAACTTGAATACTCCGGTCTTGGGAAGTCTACCTTTTACAAGCGTCGGACCGAAGTTCAGACCATCTGATTCTCAGTAGCCCTCTGCTGCTGATTTCAACTCTTGTACCCCGACTGCGCTAAAGGTGCGCACTCAGCGTAGTCGGCAACTCAAACTGTGCGCATTTTGGAGGAGAAACTCTTTATGACTACTTGGAAACTTCGTAACTACCAGCAGGCTGCCTACGACACCGCTAACGGCGAGCCACGAGTCATCGTGAACATGCCAACTGGTTGGGGCAAGAGCTTCCTACTCTGCGCACTTGCTGCATCGGACCTTCGTGATCCTTTGAGGAAAGTGGTGATCTGTGTTCCCCAGAGGATCATCGCCAAAGGCTTTGTGCGGAAAATGAAAATTGAGCTTCCTGACGGTGACATTGTTGATTGGTCTGTCCCAAGAAATCTCTGCGGGACTTCAACGGCAAAGGTGGATGAATTGACGGACTTTCTCCTCGCCGGTCCTGCGAAGTCTTCGGCAAGGCGAGTTGTTCTCACAACCCATTTGACGCTCTCCTATGCCCTCAACCGATTGAAAGACGAGGAAATGAGCGAGGTTGCAGATGACACCACCTATGTCATCGACGAATCACATCACGTCTCCGCTTCAGAACAGAACAGGAACGTCTTGGGGAATCAGATCATCCGGTTGCTCGATGCTAAAACAGGGGGTCTTAAGATGTGGTTGGCCACGGCCTTTTTCTTTCGTGGCGATCACCTCCCGATCATCAGCGAAGCTCACCTCGCCGAGTTCATTCGGGTTCACGTTCCCTTTGACGAATACTGGAGAATCCTCAAGTACATCAAGAGCTATTCCTACGACTTCGTGACATACAAGGGCACAGTCTTCAAGGAGCTACAGCACCTTCTTCAACAGTCGAATACGCCGACAATCATCTACTGTCCCCCCGAGGGACACAAAATGCTGCTTGGTAAAAGTAAGGCGACCTTCGTCGCTCGGCTGCAACAGATGGCGTGCGAGTGTCTCAAGGCAACGCCGTGGACTTCATTCGATGAAGCATTACTGGAGAAGGCGGTCGTCGTTGATTTGGTCGATCCCGAACAACGCTCAGAGAAAATCCGGTTCGTGGCTGAACACGGCGAACGAGTAGCTGCGATCCTCACGGTCGGTATGTTTCGTGAGGGAGCAGACTGGGTTGAGGCCGCTCGAATCATCGATCTTGTGCCTACCAACTCCGATCAAGACCGGCTTCAACGGTTTGGACGGCTCGTTCGAGACTGCCGTGGGAAACGGCACATCAGCTACTTCAATTTGTTCCCGTTAGTGGTCGACCAGAATGAAGAAGAACGTCGGCGTCAACTGACGAAACTTTACGCTCACTTCCACGCCTCTCTCGTGCTTGAGAACGCTATTGAACCAATTCGAGTTAGGCTTCGGCCTCGTCCCAAACACGGCCCGAAGGAGGCCGTTGGCGATCC
Proteins encoded in this region:
- a CDS encoding DEAD/DEAH box helicase family protein, producing MTTWKLRNYQQAAYDTANGEPRVIVNMPTGWGKSFLLCALAASDLRDPLRKVVICVPQRIIAKGFVRKMKIELPDGDIVDWSVPRNLCGTSTAKVDELTDFLLAGPAKSSARRVVLTTHLTLSYALNRLKDEEMSEVADDTTYVIDESHHVSASEQNRNVLGNQIIRLLDAKTGGLKMWLATAFFFRGDHLPIISEAHLAEFIRVHVPFDEYWRILKYIKSYSYDFVTYKGTVFKELQHLLQQSNTPTIIYCPPEGHKMLLGKSKATFVARLQQMACECLKATPWTSFDEALLEKAVVVDLVDPEQRSEKIRFVAEHGERVAAILTVGMFREGADWVEAARIIDLVPTNSDQDRLQRFGRLVRDCRGKRHISYFNLFPLVVDQNEEERRRQLTKLYAHFHASLVLENAIEPIRVRLRPRPKHGPKEAVGDPKTYFNLLGEFSEAEQEQIIRDTYEQLLKLQTKKDDAGQTATPDEVRTTVIKALKENGVRKNLEPLAKQVLLLMRRKANVSVRTDDLVDGGFDKVWSTDIFNPITAYSAGLGGPKTLAEIRDVVEGVFERKWQDNYSRICHLPGPPDSQSSAYWWCTHNRTLHSQGNLPEAKVKLLEQISWWTWTISVSDRWETNFEMIRAMAQCPKAGTPEYSWVRQQRRFHDQKKLDAEKIRLLDSIPWWTWASSSNNWDKKFSDVADLPERPARGTTLYDWVRTQRKEYKAGRLAPERAKKLESILWWVWEERRSSKDDGLANLRICVREGIELGHTKRQVAEKWAEIMGVGRDQVHKYLRKSEPAVREQWKCLGDERGRRKSNRSKKGAKS
- a CDS encoding ATP-binding protein: MTTHVRSDPTPIESLNGRIQLIRDRVKSVALRYHTACYLVGRPGTSKTFTVMEELKHLGEPFAYRNARMTPMGLFDFIAERPEHVLVLDDIGSLFKSDQAMQILMAATSGDPSKPRRVTYKSKDKQHDVEFSGGIIAISNVALRHDPLARAFGSRVVVLEHEPTDEEIGAFMQHLAAEGHGDLSPEECLEVAEFVIEETREHDRRLDLRHLTKAWQDFRQHRDGFTGCSWRELVRTSLQKTVCLEQECLSKAERIELDRQRVQEALSMFPDDTKRQLEYSGLGKSTFYKRRTEVQTI
- a CDS encoding DUF5131 family protein: MSKNTKIQWCDSTINPTMGCDGCELWDTNCKSCYAGILHKRFGGATKGYAPSFEDVTLFPGRMAEAARWSDLRRKNRPDKPWLNGLPRLIFVSDMSDALSKVVTFDYLMDEVIANVSSEPGRRHHWLWLTKRPKRMAEFSAWLRERDIEWPSNVWADTSITNQKTTSRIKHLLGVGDEGTIRFLSVEPQVEEIDLKQWLRQVDWLIHGGESGHGARPFNLRWATDLIEQCRRHDVAYFLKQLGSHVVDGAKRLGFEDNHAGDWKQWPKSVRVREMPKL